The following nucleotide sequence is from Manis pentadactyla isolate mManPen7 chromosome 13, mManPen7.hap1, whole genome shotgun sequence.
CAGATTTTTCCTTCAGTTAAGCATTACTGTATGCAGAACAATCTGAAGTATGCAGAAGGGGTTGctcattcatctatccatgggaTGCTCATATTGCTTCTCATTCCAGAGGAGAAGTAGTCAAATACAGTGCCTCAGGAGGGGCTACTGCACAAGGTTAGGTGATAAAAAGCAGGCATTTGTAAAAGATGGCTTTTGGCATTTTGATCAGTTAGAGAGAGAGAATCAAccttcaaaaaaaagaaggaaaatcagtttcagaaagttttccatttctataaGAGATAAAAAACTTTTAAGTTGAAGGCAGTTTCTTTCGTATTTGCAATACAGTAAGTAGGAGTAGAAGGTATTGTTATATCTTGACATTTGAAGGGTGTAAAACTGGGTTATATAAGTAACAAAGGATAGCACACATATGCTGGTGTTTATCAAATAATGAGTATTTAAGGGATTCTTCTCTATACATTCCGAAGGACTTTCCAAATAAGACACCGAGGGGTGGATTTCCTCTCAGAGTGCTTGAGATGGAGTATTGTATCTACACATTCCTTAGTATCCTGGGAGTTGGAAGAATTTTATCCCTCTGATCTTAGTCAAGTATACAAGTCTAAAGTTTTTATTGTTTGTTACTCAACCTTCTCCTAGCATGATATATTCCACACTAGATTGTGTGGACTACAATAGCCTAAAACTCAATGAAGTGGAGGTGATTATAAGAATCTGAAATGCTGTGACATTTTGCTGCcaaaaaataattgatttattAGAGACATTACAATGTACGCATGATTCAACATAAGACTTCTTATGAAGTCTTTGAACTTGCTCAGTAGCAAATCCTGTGggagattattttctttcagcaccaTGGACAGAAACTCTCTTTCCTTCAGATTCAGTTGGCCTTATACAAGTAAATATTAGAGCTCAACAGCAGCACTCCAATCCAGTGACCACAGTATGATTCAATTTAATAGCTTTAACAGTTCCAACTGGTGAATACCAAAACCTTAATACATTTTTTTGCACTTACGTTGCTACAAAATGGAACAAGGGACAGGATCGATGACACTGTTATGATACTATCATTGCTATTAAAAATAAGGATAATGTTTCAcaacaaattagataaaataCAGAGCATTTCAGAAGACATTTGAATTTTCCTAACCACAACTTCTTAGTAATGCTGCACTTCAAAGCTCTATGCAAGGAGCCATAATTGAGTTCAATGCTTCCACACCTGAGCAATGAACCAAACAGAGTAAAATAATGCCTAAAGCGAATGAAAACCTTGTTGAAATCAACAAAGCTCCTGTGGGACATGGATAAAACACTGGGAGAATTATGATCTCTGTGCTAATGACTGTGAACTAATATACTTATTCTGACTAGGTAAACCTCTAGTTAATTCCCAGTTGATTCAGGCAACTgttcaaaaacttaaaatagagacATAATCTTAATCCAGGATACTGTTTGCTTCCTTATTCAGTGTTTCTTGATTATAATATCCCAAAGCAACTCTATTACTCCTCACACACATgacaaaagaaatgaataaactaaTAGTGGAGTAATTCAGCGGCTTTGCTGAATAACTTCTATTAAACTGGATTATAGAATACATACATATCTATGTTGATGCCggagttaaaaatatttacagaacataAGATGACATAAGTCTTAGATCACATGTAGTTCATGTAATAGATAAGGAAACCCTGAATCATCAGGATCACCAAGATTGAGATCTCAGGGATAAACACATGGCTTATACTTACTATTTGTGTAAAAAGAGTGAATAAGGATAAACTTAAATATTATGTAAGTTagcttctttcttttgtttttcataaaaGCATCAATGTTTCCTTCTTACTTAATAAAGCAACCATATAACTAAACATCTTTCCCATTTTCCCCTTCCTGTCAGGAGCTCAAAAAGCAGTTTGAAATTTACCATAAAAATTTATGTTGCTATTTATGCTTGATATTTGAAGTATTCTCCCTTTCCTTGGACCTTactttttgtgttttaatttattcttttatttaatattttctttgtaaGATGCCTAAAATTTATTGTGGAAACAGTACAATATAAGTAATTAGGaataacttattttaaatatgCCCTGGACAACTGAACACTTGGGCTTTTTAGGGATGTGGAtcatttgtacattttaaaaactggaggtgggggtggaatGCTCTTCATTTGTCCACGAAGAAAGCATGATAAGGAAGcagataattaaaaattaaaagaaaagaacttcACTAATGTAGATGTAGGCCATCTCATAGAGGAAAGATTTTTATtcagagaaaaaatgttttaaaaatatggagaACTGTAGGTTATGTGAATTTAGCATTTAACTTGTCCACCGAAGCAAATAAAAAGTTGGGTGTTTCAGTTATTCAGTTCAAACAATTATATTAGTTAAATAAGCTGAATTCACTTTTTAAtccagattttatttatttaccattaatttattgagtacctgctatGTTACAGGCATTCTGCACTGTCTGGGTAttcaaatataaagaagaaaggcTGCTCTCAAAGAGTTTTTAGGAAGCTCTACCCTCTGTTAGCATGTTAGCATCTAATACAATGAACTGTGGTAAGATGCCAGCACAACCACAAAGAAGGTCAACACTGAACTGTTTCAAGGTGGAGTGGAGGGGAGGCTTCCAGATCTGAGTCTGGATTTGAAGAGGTAAGATGAGTTAGCTGTATACTTTTTCCAATCCAAGGAACCAGAGTGAGTGCATGAGAGAGAATTCTCACGAGGTGGAGATAGACAAAGATCCTAAAATAGATCATAAGTAATAATGGTAGAAAGACGGTGGTAGGTAGACAACggctatgagagagagagagagagagagagagagtgtgtgtgtgtcagagagagagagggtgtatAGTTGGGTGCATTACAGTAAAGAGTGAGATTGGAGAGGTGTAAGTGTGCCAATCCTGAAGACCCTGAGTTTATATACTCAGTGAAGCATTTTATGCCCTGTTAACCTGAATGAAAAGTGAATACTTTAAAACATGATAAGcagatgatatttttatttctgaaaagatAATTCAAAGTCATTTTGGAAAATGGTTTAGAAAGGGGACAAAATTGACTATAGTAACTTTAGGGTAGTAGTGAGAATGACCTAAGTTAAGCTAATTAGCCACAATGGTGAAAAAGATACAGGGTTGAATGGCTTTTTTTTCACCAGTGAGGATCCATGGGACTCAGTGACTGGTatgggaagaaagggaaaattcCTGGATTGAGGGTTGGTATAACATGTGGCCACTGAGAGCAAACTGGCTGTTTTAAAGTCTGGCTGTTTACCATGAAGTGTTTCTTAACCtctttgtacctcagtttctttacctgaAAATGGGAAATGGTAATGATAGTAATGTTAATTTGCATACACTTTTCTCTACTGGAAAATCTTTTACCTTCTTTGAACATCTTCAAAGGCCATAAACACCAGTTTAATAGTTCTTGGAATGTAAAAGAAGGAGCAGGTTTGGAGAGGAAGGTGATTCATTCCGTATGGGACTTCACATTCACTTTGTATCTGTATTCACAGTGTAATAAATTATTGCATAATCTGAAAGATGAAAGAGGATGAAATGATCCAATAGAGAGATGTTGGAGATGATTAGCAAGGACTTTCAGAAGGCAGAGGGAAGTTGATAGTTAAGTCAAACATGACTTTTAAAGAAGCTACTAAACTGTGATGGATTATTATTAAAGGCAGAGATTAGCTAAGAAGTAAAGTAGATAACTTCAAAggaacaaggaaaatgaaaaaaaaagtgtttaagtCCTTAAGGGAAGAGGATGAATGATAAAAATTTTGTACAACTGAACAGCTTCCCCTAAACAAGTCGTTCTGGTCTGTCCTTGATTCCATACCTGCATGCTTTTAGGTTTCCAAGCcagagttaaaaagaaaacaaatcttcacAGACTTTTCTGTAATTTGTGTCCTGGTCAGCTATGCACAAATAAAAGGACCTGAGTTACTAATCTCTGTACGTCCAATACATTTATAGTCATCATAACTGGTAGTTCAGCAGAACACGTCACTCCACCTATCCTtaaaggataaaagaaaatacagtttgGTGAGGCTTGTCATTgggctttctttcttttgattctTGCAGTAACCAGCCTCAAGTAAACATGGGCTCTTTCCTGGAAAGagtttcagaggaaaaaaaataaaatgcatacagAGAAAAGAAGTGATAAAGTTTGGTTTATTATTATGTGGGCATGGTCAGTCATCCATATATAAATTTATGCTACTTGCTTTCCTTAAGGATCAGAATAAGGTACAAATAAGTAAGGTAAGCTATTCTTCTAAGGACCCCAGTAATTTCTTATTGTCAACTTCCACGATGTCTTTTCACTATTTTTTCTGCTGGAATTGACATAGTTGCCACCCTCCTTGATATTCTGTCTTCCTAACTTTTCATGAAACCACTCTCAGACTTTCACCCAACTTTAAACCACTCCACTCAGTTCCCTTTGTTTGATAATCTAGATCATTCTCTTAAGTCATCCATGCTGGCATTTCTCTGAGTTCCAAATTGAGTCTCTTCCCTTCATGTCTTTCCCAGGTGATTCTACTCAGTCACGGCACTAGCATGAAGGTACTGATCTGAGCAGTCATCAGGGTCTGTTctgcttcatttcttttctaaattccCAAATGATTACAAGTCATCTACTAAACATCTTATCTTGTATGCCCTGTGGACAACTTCAACTCAAAATATTCCAAACTGTTCTTATTATTCACTGTACCTAACTGGGTTCTTGTTTTCAATCAACAGAGCTTGATGCAGGATGATGTACAAAAAGGAAATTGATTGCAAAGATATTGTAGAACTCATGGAATTGATGGAGAGTTGGTTCAAGAAAGGGGAAGAGATCAATATACAGAAAAAGTCACTATATGAGCAGAGTCGCAGCAGGCACTGCAGGCACTGCAGCGAACACAGGCACCACTGGGGCCCTTCTGGCACCTCTGAGCATTAGACATCTCAGGAATTTCAAACTGTCCCCGCCTTTTTTCATCACTTGCTGTAAAGTCAAAGTCCTTGGCAAGAGCATCCATTAGACAGAGACCACTCGATATGTCCATTCTCCAGGCAACAAATTGTAAGAGCACAACTCTGACCTTGCAGTATTTCAAAGTGGACTCACTatctagattttttaaatataggaaGATGGTTCAGATTCTAGATAGTAACTTGAAGGAATGGTAAATGCCCACTGAATATTTCATGAAGTAAGTCTTCTCTTTAGGTATTTCTCATCTCCACAAATGGCACCAAACATACATTCAGTCAATTAAGCCAGAAACTGAGAATCATCTgcaaggttttatttttgtttatttttctttatggtaCACATCTACTGTTAGTATTGCTTATTTAAGTTACTACATGTTGCCATTCTATCTAccaaatattctttaattctgttgCACTCTACTCTTTCCCCTCGTAAGTCCATTCCAAGTCATTTCTGAAGAGGATTTTTAATACTTTCCAGCAATGATGACCTTATGGGTGTTAAGGGTATGGGCCCAGTGTCAGACTACTTGTGTTCAAATCAAATTTTTCCTACTCtctagctgggtgaccttagaCTTTACCTAATGTTGCTCTATGGTATGTAAAATAAGGTTAATAACGACTCCCACATGGGTTGCAAGGACAGGCCGAGGCAGTATGCTTAGAGCATTTTGAATACTCAAAAACAATAGGCATTCAATAAAGACAGGGTAACACTAAAAGTGAAAAGCAGTGGTGAGGGGTGGTGAACATTGTAATAATGACTGTAGTAATAGTAGTAACTACTTCTAATTAGTACCTCTCTCTGATATGTACTCTATACTGCTCCCAGCATTATCTTTCCAGAACGTAAATTTGATATTGTTATTCCCCTGCTTAGAATCCTTCAATGGCTCTTATTTCCTATGAGAAAAAATCCAAACTCTTTAGTAAGACATAAAAACTACTGCAAAATGGGACCCCAAATTATCTTCCTATCACCATCTCCTACCACTCAACACCACATATGTTACAGTAGAGGAGCAAGAATAAGTCAATTCACCAACTCCTCGGCATTTCGGAGATGTACTTCTAGCTTTCACGCATTTGGGTGCGTAACACTTTCCTTTGAGGCCTTGGAACTCCCATGTTTCCTGTAAGGCTCAAATGCATATGGCAGCTTTCTTTGCAttttccccccagctccctccctATGTTCCCATCACAGTCACATGGCAGCACTCCAATACTTTTTGCATATGTCATTAACTTCTGCATATCTGCTGGCACACCCTTGCAGTGAATGCTCCTGTCTTATTCATTCCCTTCTCTGTTATGCGGTACTGGCGCATAGTAGGTGATCAGGGAATGGTTGTTCAACTACTGCATTAATGAACACATTTGTAATGGCTCTGTGAAGACCTGAGGTGTTCACAGGAACTGTGAAGTTCAGGAAGTTCAGGAAGAGGTGTACCAACTGGTTCGAGATGAGCGCACCATAATACACTGGCTCCACTTGATAATGAAATGAGCAAACCGAGTGTGTAAGGGCCTTGAGTCCTGAAGTTCTACCTTAATCACCTCCAGTTTGTAATTGGCACCATGCACCTTCCTAAGACTTTAACAGGATGCAGGAAGACATGGTCCTTTTATCTATAATACTCTCCTTTGATGTCTTAGAAATCTCAGATTTCCTGTAAGGCTCAAATACATGGCAGCTTtctttgcattttacattagaATTTCCATTACCTTAGGAAGTCTGGATTAACAGGCATCACACTTACAGGGCCCAGATTTGTGAGCAACATTAAGGGGAAGAGCCTAAGAAGTGTGCATTTACTAGCACACTATTCTCAAACAGAAATGACTACCTTTATAAACACAGGTGCCATTTGAAAAAGTCCATGTTCCTTGAGAGAACCAGGGAAAGCACATATTCTCTAGATCTATGAGGCTGTAGAAACCTTAAAGCTACAAACTCTTAATTAGGCTAAGGCCAATTATTTattgtatttgaaaataaaaagtgctGTTGTTTGAAACTAAATTACCTAATTGGGAGCAAGAAGAAGAGATGAACTAAATTTAGGAAATCTCACAAAtttaattattgaaaaataataattttataataatgcGCAAACactttttttattctgaaatatgaTACTCTACCCAGACAGAATTTCTGTGAAATATTAAGTTCTGGAGACCAGAGTTGGAAAAATACTGGTATAAAATATTTCCATCTCAGTCACTCTgctctgatttaaaataaaagattttactAGGTAATTGGAGATTTTAAATCATTGCATAATAAACAAGTGAATGCACAACACAAAGGTACAGTACCCTCATTTCACTGATTTTCCTGCAGTCTGGGCCAACAGCATCCATTAAACCATTGACAAATGGCAGCCATGACTGCTTTAGGATCTGAGTCCTGCATCCCTTTAACCTCCTGCAATGCCAGCAACCTTATGAATGTTACCTGCGTTGttaatgaggaaaatcatttaatCTTAGCACCTCCTATACATACCTTGAActaaagtaagaaagaaaagggtTCTGTATTTCAAATGTTTCATTGTGTTTTTTTGAGAGCCCACCATGAATGGGGTATCCATAGTTTTTCCTGCTCCCTATCCGTGTCTACCAATAGACAAAGGGAAAAGCCACCAAAACTTGTGCCCTGCTTAGGCACTGAAGAAAATgttctctcccttttttccccAATTTAACCTTCTTGGAAAAGAAAAGCTGAGTCTGGGTTGATCCAGCTGACCCACTGGCTACTTGCAAAGCAGAGTCCTCTCCCGTCTCATGCTCTTTGGACCCTTCTTAGCCCAGGTGTAGAGGACACTTGCACATCCGGGTTCCTGCAGTACACAGACAGGTAGGGCTCTGCTCCCTCTAAGACGCTTCCAGCTGCTACTGGATAATTAGAACAGATTGGCTCTAAGCAAAGAGCTGCTTCTTTTCACTTCAAGAGGAAGGGACCAGTGAGTCCCTTTTCCTGCAGGCTTTGTCCACTCCCAGCTCTCCTGCCCTGGCAGTAATATTGGTATAGCCTTTAGGTCCCACCTGAAGCCTTTCTCACCTTTCTATTGTTAGAACTTGGAAAGGAGAACCAGGAAGGGATTGGCACCCTAAAATTGCAATGCTGTGTATTTTGAATTCATGCTATTTCTGTCACATGAATTTGATGGAGAATCAACGAGTTCTCTGGTAAAAAGAATATGTAATTATAGGCAGTTGGCCTTGAGTTGGGTGAGTACAGTATTAATGATGCACTGTGTTACCATGAACCTATGCTACATTTCCTGGGGTCAGATTTCGCAATTTAGGAAGCAAAGTTCTTGAGAAACTGTCTTCCGTTTTCAGCTCATCTTCCTGTTGTTTTAATTCCTGTTGATTTGGATTATTATTGTCCTCTACCTCACACACCAATTTATACATTGTGACAGCCTTATGATGACATCTGATCTGCTATTCTCTCAGTTCCTCTAAAAAAGTCTTGTGTCTGTGTTCAGTGCTATAGAAATAGAACAGCTCCTtgacaaaaatggaaaacaaaacactCTAAGTTCTCAGTGTTGGAAGACATTACATGCTTAGACATCAAACGctttctctctgccttcctctctaCTGCCTTTGCTCTCACTCATTCCCTAACATGTggcatgcatgtatatatgtacatgtatgtatacacCTAAGtctgcatacatatatacaaacaaaatgtatatgcacacatattcTGCAAGAGATATTAAACCTTGCGTTGTTCCCTTTAATGCCCTTTTCacacttttctttctcaagataggaAATTTTCTTTTATCAGAGCATTGCTCTGAAATAAACTCTGCATTTATGATGCCCGTAAAGAGTTTTCCAGTGCTTGTCTAATGAGAAGCGATACCCAAAATTAGAGCTTGCTGCCTTCCAATTATCCCATTGCATATGATTTTGTTATACCACAAATAGTTATTTTCTTCCCTCCCCAATAGCTACATAAATGGGACATGGTAATCCATTCCAAATTAAATGGCCAGGCATTGCTAATTTTGCtgtatatagtaaaaaaaaaaagaaaaaaacctccattattaaaatatatgtacatatattgttAGCCATTAGTGTCTGCTGGCCAGTCAGTAATATAGCTCCAGATCTCTGGCATGGGACAAAGTTGAAGTTAGTTCTCCAGCTTCTCTGACTGCTGGGGGAAGCCCTGGTTAGGGTGGAGAGGGGCTGCAGGCCTTCAGGAGCACCAATTACTTTCACTTTATTTGGGGGcttggattttctaatgttgacaCTGCTTTATGTTCAGGCAAATAATGGGTCAAGCACTTAAAAGCAGACAGCTGTGCTGGATTTGATTCATCCTAATCAAAAATAATGGCCACACTTGCCTATTAATCTCTTTTCCATCCTAGAAATGAGAGATTAGGGGAAGAATGAAGTCAAATCTAAAGTGTTCTGCCTTAGATGGTTAGGAGGAGATTGAAATCAATAAATCCTAGGCTTTGGGGAAGCACACTTGATTCCACATTTACTAAAGCAGAAAGAAACACAGGCAGGAGCCTTTGGTGACCAGAACTTCACTGCTGAGCTATTGCCGCAGCTCTCTCCTCACGGGGGTCCCCTAGGGGCACCCGACATTTTACTTGATTCCCTCTCATTCTGATGTTCTGCCTATGAGGAGCATAAATCATAGCGAGGTGTGATCAAGCAAATTGGAAAACAGCAGCCAAAGGTAAAGAAATTGCCAATGGCCAGCAGACCCCTGAATACATGAGTTTGTGTATTTCTAACAACCCAAACCTCGTCTTTGGAAATCCCATCCAGTCTTCGGTTGCTTGGGCAGCCTCTGCTTTGATTTGGCTCTGGGATCACAGCTTGCTGAGCAAACTGCAGGTCACTGGAAATTCATAGTAGTGGCAGCGGATAGAGACACTATCTCATCCTCCACACGACGGCCATGGCGTCGAACAGCTTGTCTCTCCCTCCCGGAAATGTTCTGGTCTGCAGGCATGGCATCGCAGCCATACCTTTTCTTTACTGATgtgaaaacacattcacataaatTGCCTGATTTGGTTCCCACAAAAACTCTACAAGGCAAGGCAGTTGTAGTCGTTTCTATTTTGTACATGGAGCCCGTAAGCCCTGAGGCATTCCCCCTTTGGCCCGAGGTgccctcactttttttttttttaacccaaaatggatttatttaatatattcacaagGGCTCAACCAGACTTAATttaagaaactaaacaaaaatgaCACCACAGCTTAAGGTACAGAGTTCTatagagaaatcaaggaaaggaCAGACCatctaaggaaaaaataaaaagacaacacaGGAGAAAGGCTGGACAATCAGGGTTCTTGGCTGGAAACGTGCTTTGAGTAGGTTTCTTGAAGGTACTTCTTAATGGCTGTAGGGTTTTTCCAGAGCTCAGCAGCATGTGTGTTCAAAGGGCTGTCAATGTTGGGCTCTCCGAGCAGGCTCTGGATGGAGAGCAGGATGGTCCTGAAGTCATACAGGGCAGGCCACTTGTCCTTCAGGATGTCCGGGCAGAAGTTACCCTGGGTGTCCACGTTGGGGTGGTAGCAGGGTGTGAGGAACCTCACCGTGGGTGCATTGTAAGGGTAGACACTGGGGAACTCCAGAGAGAGCTTATACCTCAGGTCTTCGTATACTGTGCCAGCCGCTCCATGGATGGTCCCCACCCATTTGTAAAGGTTGTCTGATTCAGGGAAGGCAGAAATTCCTTTGTCGCCAGACATCATGAGGGTCATCAGTTCCTGCTGTAGCCTCTTGACACTGTGGTGTCACCCTGGTGCCAGGCCCGTCACACTGCTACTTCAGGTGGCCCTGGCAGGGTCTCCCTGTGCTCTCATGAAGGAGGGTCGGAGGGCCTGGGTGGCGGCATGGAAGGCACCTGTGGTCATGCATTCAGAGAGCGGTgtgcagtggagacaggtatGTGAACACAGCCACCCCCTTTACCCCCTGCCTTGGAGAAGATAGTGTATCTCTGAATGCCAGCGTCCATATATGTGCCATCTCTCAGTCTCCACTGTGTGTCTGATGGAAATGGAGCTGGCATGGCCAATGGCCTTTCTAATCTCACCATAAAATCCCGTGGGGACATGTGTGACTCTGAGGACCTTCTCAGAGTCTTGCTTCTCTATTTTTCATCTTCACTGGGAAGGACATTTCTCAgatggtgggattttttttttagattgggTGCCCTGAGAAAATAAGAGAAGTCTACAAGTACATTCAGCAACAGCATATCCGGCTTCTCTGCAACCCTACCCCCCTCACATTTTTCTTAACTGTTCTGTTTTAGTTAGTGCCAGTATAGTGCTCCCCTCCCACATATCCCTTTAGGGTGAAATGCCTGCTCAGTGTGCTTTGGAAAGGCAGTATATTTTAGGCAGCCTGATAAAAGACTCTAATAGCCCCAGATTAATGCATTCATTCCTAGCCGATTGAAAGATTCATTACAGCGCTCAGGCTGAGGCTTCTCTCTGACGAATGTGCCCTGGGTAATGAGCCATTCAGCAGCTGCTCCCCTGCATTGCTGGTAACCTGCAAGAGGGGACAGTGAGATAGTGCTGAgtagatagtaaggaaaggaCAAGAGAGTGGAGAGCTTTAGGCGCCTCCAGGCCCTGGAGGGCAAGTCAGTGCTGTGGACATGGCATCTGCCTCTGGAGCAGAACTGGCAAGCATCCATGGGGGACATGCCGAGGAATGCAGAGAGCACCACTGTTCCTTCAAGGGCTGAGAGATGACCTTCATGGCACACAAAGTATGTCTCTGCTTTGAAAGTGAACCATGATTGGACAACTAGAAGGCGAGTGATACGAAGGAGAAGCTCCCAAACTGCAACCTGTGCCTCTAAGAGGGCAAAAGAGGCACAGAGTCAGGGGAAATGAGGAGCCCTCTGAAGCATTAGCTAGCACAATAGTTCTGAGGGGAAGGGGTGGGTGTGTGATGGTGACTTTATCCTCCTggtgacatttggcaatgtctggggacATTCGTGGTTGCCCGAATTTGGGGGGTTGGGGAAGTGAGATGGTACTGGCATCGAGTGGGTAGATCAGTGATGCTGCTAAGCACCTTACCATGCAGACAATAGCCCCCCCAAAAAAGAttccagcccaaaatgtcagaAGTGCCTAGATGGAGGAACTCCAGCTAACCAAACCCCTCCTGTTAAAGATGAAAGCTGAAGCCTGGCTCATCGCGGCTGGCTCAGGGGTGCATAGTGGAGAATGGAAGCCTTGGGTCTCTTCTCTCTCAATGACTTGCCCTTAGAACCAGGAGGCCAACTTTCCAATTAGGTCCTGATAAGTACTTTTGGACATGAAGTTGTTCCATCTTCTCCCAGACTCCAGAGCCCCCTTCCCAGCCCACATCTCCAGTAAGGAAAATTCCACCACCTGTCTTTATGAGCTCATGCTGGTCCCTAACCACTTTGGTCTAGGCAGATATCTTTTGGGGGTTAGCTTATTATATCTGTTATGCATTTTAGAAGTAGATGGTAGTGCTGATAAAAATAGGAATTGCCAGAGAAGCTAACACTAGACGTTATGAGATGCTGTATGTgcaatgttgttgcaaacagtttCCCCATGAGGATGAAATGGAGACCCCTTAAACTGTATCTCACAATTATTAAATATTGATTCATCTCAGCAGGGCCCTGTGCCTGATTTCAAATGAAGGCAAGTACATTAACTTGTGCTAATCTCATCTAGATCCACAGCGTTGCACCCTTGATGTCTCTGCTGACCCTCATTCTCTGATTGACAGTGTAGGTGGGAGCTGATTCCTTTGCCAACCATTCTAACTCTAGGAATAAGCATgtatgagtttatatctggagttTGGGCCATGTGGGGGCTGAACGCTAGAGCTTAATAAGAGACGAAAGAAGTTTACTTGGTGATGAAT
It contains:
- the LOC118934541 gene encoding ubiquitin-conjugating enzyme E2 C-like: MTLMMSGDKGISAFPESDNLYKWVGTIHGAAGTVYEDLRYKLSLEFPSVYPYNAPTVRFLTPCYHPNVDTQGNFCPDILKDKWPALYDFRTILLSIQSLLGEPNIDSPLNTHAAELWKNPTAIKKYLQETYSKHVSSQEP